The Schizosaccharomyces pombe strain 972h- genome assembly, chromosome: I genome contains a region encoding:
- the pof11 gene encoding F-box/WD repeat protein Pof11 yields MNQDDNGKNVVSKVSDLTSCSDFSTSSPVPCLNPLSHENNRIDLIRDLLASLSKEGVVAVYNHVRSLLFTDFTEVFPEEVSLRVFSYLDQLDLCKCKLMSKRWKRLLEDPGIWKALYMQKGWFVNENVLNEFEAWRRTHKFPQPRFENFLKQQNIIGPYGTMFLPQQFIFDSNGRPLLNWSYLYKEHAHLDSNWRHGRFLVSTFNNPSIRFPADQDFRATLDSVYCVQYDDEIMVSGSKDRTVSVWDVNSRFILYKLYGHSGSVLCLDFCRRRNLLVSGSSDSTIIIWDWQNRRPLKVYFGHTDNVLGVVVSENYIISSSRDHTARVWRLDATSPAEACMHVLRGHLASVNSVQYSSKTGLIVTASSDRTLRTWDITTGHCIRIIHAHQRGIACAQYNGKFIVSGSSDLTIRIFEASSGKLLRMLQGHEDLIRTVRFNDEKIVSGGYDGTVRIWNFNTGEQHCVLHNSRNSRVFGLQFDHRRIIACTHSSEILVWNFDDGLDCTFF; encoded by the exons ATGAACCAGGACGACAATGGCAAAAATGTGGTTAGCAAGGTGTCAGATTTGACATCTTGCAGTGATTTCAGTACCTCAAGTCCGGTTCCTTGCCTAAATCCGCTGTCTcatgaaaataatagaattg ACTTAATTCGTGATCTGTTGGCTTCCTTATCCAAAGAAGGGGTAGTTGCTGTTTACAATCACGTTCGTTCTCTGTTATTTACAGATTTCACAGAA GTATTTCCTGAAGAGGTTAGTTTGAGGGTGTTTAGTTACTTAGATCAGCTTGATCTATGTAAGTGCAAGCTTATGTCAAAGCGCTGGAAGCGTCTATTGGAAGATCCTGGAATTTGGAAGGCTTTATATATGCAAAAGGGTTGGtttgtaaatgaaaatgtgctaaatgaatttgaagCTTGGAGAAGGACACACAAGTTTCCTCAACCAAGATTcgaaaattttctaaagcaGCAAAATATCATAGGACCCTATGGTACAATGTTTCTACCGCAACAGTTTATCTTCGACTCCAACGGCCGGCCCTTGTTAAACTGGTCCTATCTATACAAAGAACACGCCCATTTGGATAGTAATTGGAGACATGGTAGATTTCTAGTATCTACATTCAATAACCCCTCTATACGCTTCCCTGCAGACCAGGATTTTCGTGCTACATTGGATAGTGTTTATTGTGTTCAATATGATGACGAAATCATGGTCAGCGGGTCTAAAGATCGAACAGTAAGTGTGTGGGATGTAAATTCTCgatttattctttataaattataCGGCCATTCTGGAAGCGTCCTGTGTTTGGACTTTTGTAGACGAAGAAATCTTCTTGTTTCTGGTTCTTCTGATTCAACAATTATTATATGGGATTGGCAAAACCGACGCCcattaaaagtttatttCGGACATACAGATAATGTGCTAGGTGTCGTTGTATCCGAAAATTACATTATATCTTCTTCAAGGGACCACACAGCTCGAGTATGGAGGTTAGATGCCACCTCCCCTGCTGAAGCTTGTATGCATGTTTTGCGTGGTCATCTTGCTTCTGTAAATTCTGTACAATATTCTTCGAAAACTGGATTAATTGTCACAGCAAGCAGCGATCGCACTCTACGCACTTGGGACATAACTACTGGCCATTGCATTCGCATTATTCATGCTCATCAACGTGGAATAGCATGTGCTCAATATAATGgtaaatttattgtttcAGGCTCTTCGGACCTTACAATTAGGATATTTGAAGCAAGTTCCGGTAAACTGCTTCGTATGCTTCAAGGTCACGAAGATTTGATCCGCACTGTGCGatttaatgatgaaaaaattgtttcagGCGGTTACGATGGCACTGTTCGAATTTGGAATTTCAACACTGGCGAGCAACACTGTGTATTGCATAATAGTAGAAATTCTCGTGTGTTCGGTCTGCAGTTTGACCACAGACGTATTATTGCATGTACTCATAGTAGCGAGATATTGGTTTGGAATTTTGACGATGGATTGGAttgtacatttttttag
- the prp3 gene encoding U4/U5/U6 small nuclear ribonucleoprotein complex subunit Prp3, with translation MDRNKRRLESSQLRESSSPNSQNKPNAMEEIKRRRLQLEQRLAQQAQVPWEKRSENGNNAGMETIQNRISELKEKTAKRFNANIPKSEGLFRDDSNGAKGGLKVGIHPVLLDGNIQNTILTPENRKRTASFSTKGVSLSQHQLLKPPAITEQNPFLDTAPTPRLEDSPFYDPRTKESRKTRGSRNLHLNESGKFIEEANQARRQARLEDLKKRIALHSHKAGIEDELDITSKSIGRDTIPNIEWWDLPFIKDYNDYGDENNWLIDGPQSIINSAIQHPIPVLPPYAKNQPSSHSVFLTKKEQKKIRRQTRAEARKEKQDRQLLGIEPPEPPKVKLSNLMHVLGDDAIKDPTKIEAEVRKQVEERRLRHERENEERKLTPEERKEKAFRKKDEDSAAGLRCLVFRIKYLAHRPHRLKIDLNAKQWGATGVCILNANFNLVIFEAGQKAIKKLKRLMLERIDWTDTSRNSIIAQGNKLVDTEGRELNYTENTCNLVWEGEIGRRAFRYWSFRSCPSENDAKSYLEEQGGAEHFWMLAKSWSENV, from the exons ATGGATCGTAACAAGAGGCGTTTAGAATCGTCTCAATTGAGGGAAAGTTCTTCGCCGAATTCTCAAAATAAGCCTAACGCT AtggaagaaattaaaagaagacgTTTACAATTAGAGCAGCGTCTTGCACAACAAGCTCAAGTGCCTTGGGAAAAACGCTCTGAAAATGGGAATAATGCTGGAATGGAAACGATACAAAATCGTATATCAGAGCTTAAGGAAAAGACAGCCAAGAGAttt AATGCCAATATACCCAAATCTGAAGGCTTGTTCAGAGATGATAGTAATGGTGCCAAAGGGGGATTAAAAGTTGGAATCCATCCAGTGCTTTTAGATGGTAACATTCAAAACACAATTTTAACACCTGAAAATCGTAAACGAACTGCTTCTTTTTCGACAAAGGGTGTTTCTTTATCGCAGCACCAACTATTGAAACCACCTGCTATTACAGAACAAAATCCTTTTCTTGATACAGCCCCTACTCCTAGATTAGAGGATTCACCATTTTATGATCCTCGAACGAAGGAATCACGGAAAACTAGGGGTTCAAGGAATTTGCATTTAAACGAATCTGGCAAGTTTATAGAAGAAGCTAATCAAGCTCGTCGACAGGCCAGATTGGAGGatctcaaaaaaagaatagcTTTACACTCGCATAAGGCAGGGATTGAAGATGAACTTGACATTACGAGCAAGTCTATTGGAAGAGATACAATTCCCAACATTGAATGGTGGGACTTACCCTTTATAAAGGATTATAATGACTATGGTGATGAAAATAACTGGCTAATTGATGGTCCACAATCAATTATCAACTCAGCTATTCAACATCCTATACCTGTTCTCCCTCCTTATGCAAAAAACCAACCGTCATCTCATTCCGTCTTCTTAACTAAAAAg gagcaaaagaaaataagaaGACAGACTCGGGCTGAAGCTCGAAAGGAAAAACAAGACCGTCAGTTACTTGGAATTGAACCTCCAGAGCCACCGAAAGTCAAGCTTTCTAATTTAATGCACGTTTTAGGAGATGATGCTATAAAAGACCCTACTAAAATAGAAGCAGAAGTTCGAAAGCAGGTTGAAGAAAGACGTCTTCGACATGAGCGAGAGAATGAGGAACGGAAATTAACTCCGGAGGAGCGAAAAGAGAAGGCATTCCGTAAGAAAGATGAGGATTCAGCTGCCGGTCTACGTTGTTTGGTATTTCG TATTAAATACCTTGCTCATAGGCCTCATCGTTTGAAAATTGACCTTAATGCGAAACAATGGGGAGCTACCGGTGTGTGTATCTTGAATGcgaattttaatttagtaatttttgaagctgGACAAAAAgctatcaaaaaattaaaaagactAATGCTTGAAAGAATCGACTGGACTGATACTTCAAGAAATTCCATTATAGCAcaaggaaataaattagTGGATACTGAAGGACGGGAATTAAATTATACAGAAAACACATGCAATTTAGTATGGGAAGGAGAAATTGGTAGGCGAGCTTTTCGTTACTGGTCGTTTAGAAGTTGTCCATCTGAAAACGACGCAAAGAGTTACTTAGAAGAACAAGGAGGAGCTGAGCATTTTTGGATGTTAGCAAAATCCTGGTCtgaaaatgtttaa